In Carcharodon carcharias isolate sCarCar2 chromosome 3, sCarCar2.pri, whole genome shotgun sequence, a single window of DNA contains:
- the alg2 gene encoding alpha-1,3/1,6-mannosyltransferase ALG2, whose product MVNVVFLHPDLGIGGAERLVVDAALALRRRGCRVQIWTAHFDPAHCFSECRRPALGVHCVGDWLPRTLLGRCSALCAYLRMLYVAFYLVFLSGAEFDVVFCDQVSACIPVLRLCRRVKRVLFYCHFPDQLLTGRPTLCKRLYRFPIDQLEEYTTGLADLVLVNSKFTAGVFKQTFRSLSRLEPEVLYPSLNFSALDTEPAADDQEEEPPLPPGRDLVFLSINRFERKKNLGLALEALHSLRARLTQADWQRVHLVLAGGYDQRLPENVEHYRELQEMASSLQLADRVTFIRSFSDQQKVSLLRRSSCVLYTPSNEHFGIVPLEAMYSRRPVIAVNSGGPLESVVDQVTGFLRQPSPSSFAEAMENLVKAPDLRTKMGEAGRSRVLQTFSTDAFTEQLYQHICKLTLEK is encoded by the coding sequence atggtGAACGTGGTGTTCCTGCACCCGGACTTGGGGATCGGCGGTGCCGAGCGGCTGGTGGTGGACGCGGCGCTGGCACTGCGCAGGCGCGGTTGCCGGGTGCAGATCTGGACGGCTCACTTTGATCCTGCGCACTGCTTCTCGGAGTGCCGGCGACCGGCGCTCGGTGTTCACTGTGTGGGGGACTGGCTGCCCCGCACTTTGCTGGGTCGCTGCTCGGCCCTGTGCGCCTATCTGCGGATGCTGTACGTGGCCTTTTACCTGGTCTTTCTCAGCGGCGCCGAGTTCGATGTGGTTTTTTGCGACCAGGTGTCGGCCTGCATCCCCGTGCTCAGGTTGTGCCGGCGAGTCAAGCGGGTTCTCTTCTACTGCCACTTCCCCGACCAGTTACTGACCGGGAGACCCACACTATGTAAACGGCTCTACCGCTTCCCTATCGACCAGCTGGAGGAATACACCACAGGCCTGGCCGACCTGGTGCTGGTCAACAGCAAGTTCACGGCCGGAGTCTTCAAGCAGACTTTCCGCTCCCTGTCCCGGCTGGAGCCCGAGGTCCTCTACCCATCCCTCAACTTCTCCGCCTTGGACACGGAGCCGGCGGCCGATGACCAGGAGGAGGAGCCGCCGCTGCCCCCCGGCCGGGACCTGGTCTTCCTCTCCATCAACCGCTTCGAGAGGAAGAAGAACCTGGGCCTGGCCCTGGAGGCCCTGCACTCCCTCCGGGCCAGGTTAACCCAGGCGGACTGGCAGCGGGTTCACCTGGTCCTGGCCGGGGGCTACGACCAGCGGCTGCCGGAAAATGTCGAGCATTACCGGGAGCTGCAGGAGATGGCGAGCAGCCTGCAGCTGGCCGACAGGGTGACCTTCATCCGCTCcttctcagaccagcagaaagtctCCCTCCTCCGCCGGAGTAGCTGCGTCTTGTACACTCCCAGCAACGAGCATTTCGGCATCGTCCCCCTGGAGGCTATGTACAGCCGGCGGCCGGTCATCGCCGTCAACTCAGGCGGACCCCTAGAGTCGGTGGTCGACCAAGTCACCGGCTTTCTTCGGCAGCCGTCACCCAGTTCTTTCGCTGAAGCCATGGAAAATCTTGTCAAGGCTCCCGATTTACGGACAAAAATGGGAGAAGCTGGAAGAAGTCGAGTGCTTCAAACCTTCTCTACAGATGCCTTTACAGAGCAGTTGTATCAACATATCTGCAAATTAACACTAGAAAAATGA